One window of Neosynechococcus sphagnicola sy1 genomic DNA carries:
- a CDS encoding ABC transporter permease has translation MSPTTTPQPAVTSSQARDKSLASARQMSAPRSQVGDFVQETIALTRRLFIQLQRRPSTLIAGIIQPLMWLVLFGALFQNAPPGLFGDSQNYGQFLGAGVLVFTAFGGALNAGLPVMFDREFGFLNRLLVAPLASRFSIVLASAIFIATLSLLQSAAIVVTGAFLGAGLPDLVGLGVVIAVVLLLVLGVTALSLGLAFALPGHIELIAVIFVTNLPLLFASTALAPLSFMPHWLQVVATLNPLSYAIEAIRFLYIHSDWSLGSVVMQSPWGAITMGGALLVLLVFDAIALVGIQPLLQRRLS, from the coding sequence ATGAGCCCTACTACCACACCTCAACCTGCGGTCACCTCCTCCCAAGCAAGGGATAAGAGTCTGGCAAGTGCTCGACAGATGTCCGCCCCTCGCAGCCAAGTCGGCGATTTTGTTCAAGAGACGATCGCCCTGACGCGACGATTGTTTATCCAGTTACAGCGTCGCCCGTCCACCTTAATTGCTGGCATCATCCAACCCCTGATGTGGCTAGTCTTGTTTGGAGCCTTGTTCCAGAACGCTCCACCAGGATTGTTTGGGGACAGTCAAAACTACGGGCAATTTCTCGGTGCTGGGGTGTTGGTGTTCACCGCCTTTGGGGGAGCCTTGAATGCTGGCTTACCTGTGATGTTTGATCGAGAATTTGGGTTTCTGAATCGCCTCCTAGTGGCTCCCCTTGCTTCTCGCTTCTCGATTGTGCTGGCTTCCGCCATTTTTATTGCCACCCTCAGTTTGCTGCAATCGGCGGCAATTGTGGTCACTGGGGCATTTTTGGGGGCAGGCTTACCCGATTTAGTCGGCCTTGGGGTGGTGATAGCAGTGGTGCTATTGCTGGTTTTAGGTGTCACGGCTTTGAGTTTGGGGTTGGCCTTTGCCCTCCCTGGGCATATTGAATTAATTGCTGTGATTTTTGTCACCAATCTGCCGCTGCTGTTTGCCAGCACCGCCCTAGCTCCCCTCTCCTTTATGCCCCACTGGTTGCAGGTGGTGGCGACCTTAAATCCCTTGAGTTACGCCATTGAAGCCATTCGTTTCCTCTATATTCACAGCGACTGGTCCCTGGGAAGTGTCGTGATGCAGTCTCCTTGGGGTGCCATCACCATGGGAGGGGCATTGCTGGTGCTTTTGGTTTTTGACGCGATCGCCCTAGTGGGAATTCAGCCGTTGCTCCAACGCCGCCTGTCTTAA
- a CDS encoding ferredoxin:protochlorophyllide reductase (ATP-dependent) subunit N, producing the protein MTSVVDTQPQALTFECETGNYHTFCPISCVAWLYQKIEDSFFLVIGTKTCGYFLQNAMGVMIFAEPRYAMAELEEGDISAQLNDYEELKRLCLQIKRDRNPSVIVWIGTCTTEIIKMDLEGLAPRLEAEIGIPVVVARANGLDYAFTQGEDTVLAAMVQRCPEKTPVAETEREERNAISKLLNFGRRHEEVKAEESEYVNHPPLVLFGSLPDPVVTQLTLELKKQGIKVSGWLPSKRYTELPVVEEGYYVIGVNPFLSRTATTFMRRRKCKLIGAPFPIGPDGTRAWIEKICSVFNIEPKGLDERESQIWENLEDYLKIIRGKSVFFMGDNLLEISLARFLIRCGMTCPEIGIPYMDKRYQAAELTLLEQTCQEMGVPTPRIVEKPDNYNQIQRIQELGVDLVITGMAHANPLEARGINTKWSVEFTFAQIHGFTNARDILELVTRPLRRNNSLKDLGWDKLVKTEANG; encoded by the coding sequence ATGACATCTGTTGTTGATACTCAACCCCAGGCACTGACGTTCGAGTGTGAGACGGGAAACTACCACACCTTCTGCCCGATTAGCTGTGTTGCCTGGCTATACCAAAAGATTGAAGATAGCTTCTTCTTAGTTATTGGGACGAAAACCTGCGGTTATTTCTTACAAAATGCCATGGGGGTGATGATTTTTGCCGAACCCCGCTATGCCATGGCAGAGCTGGAAGAAGGGGACATTTCTGCCCAACTGAACGACTACGAAGAGCTGAAGCGGCTGTGTTTACAAATCAAGCGCGATCGCAACCCCAGCGTCATTGTGTGGATTGGAACCTGCACCACCGAAATCATCAAAATGGATTTGGAAGGTTTAGCTCCCAGATTGGAAGCTGAAATTGGGATTCCGGTCGTGGTTGCCCGTGCCAATGGCCTCGACTATGCCTTCACCCAAGGGGAAGATACCGTCCTTGCCGCCATGGTGCAGCGCTGCCCCGAGAAGACTCCGGTGGCCGAAACCGAGAGGGAAGAGCGCAATGCCATCTCCAAACTCCTCAACTTTGGTCGTCGTCACGAAGAGGTGAAAGCGGAAGAGTCTGAGTATGTGAATCATCCCCCCTTAGTTTTGTTTGGTTCCCTCCCTGACCCTGTGGTCACCCAACTAACCCTGGAACTGAAGAAACAAGGAATCAAAGTCTCTGGCTGGTTGCCATCGAAGCGCTACACCGAATTACCCGTCGTCGAAGAAGGCTATTACGTCATCGGGGTCAACCCCTTCCTATCTCGCACAGCCACGACCTTTATGCGTCGCCGGAAGTGCAAACTGATTGGCGCGCCATTCCCCATTGGCCCCGATGGCACCCGCGCCTGGATTGAAAAGATTTGCTCCGTATTTAACATTGAACCCAAGGGCTTAGATGAGCGGGAATCACAGATTTGGGAAAACTTAGAAGACTACCTGAAAATTATCCGGGGTAAGTCAGTCTTCTTCATGGGGGATAACTTACTGGAAATTTCCCTGGCTCGTTTCCTGATTCGTTGCGGCATGACCTGCCCAGAAATTGGCATCCCCTATATGGATAAGCGCTATCAGGCCGCTGAACTGACATTGCTGGAGCAAACCTGCCAAGAGATGGGAGTGCCCACTCCCCGGATCGTTGAAAAGCCTGACAACTACAATCAAATCCAGCGCATCCAAGAACTGGGTGTTGATCTGGTGATCACGGGGATGGCCCATGCAAACCCCCTAGAAGCACGGGGCATCAATACCAAGTGGTCTGTGGAGTTTACCTTTGCTCAGATTCATGGCTTCACAAATGCGCGGGACATTCTAGAACTGGTGACCCGGCCGCTACGCCGGAATAACTCGCTTAAAGATCTCGGTTGGGACAAACTCGTCAAAACAGAAGCGAACGGTTAG
- the bchL gene encoding ferredoxin:protochlorophyllide reductase (ATP-dependent) iron-sulfur ATP-binding protein translates to MKLAVYGKGGIGKSTTSCNISVALARRGKKVLQIGCDPKHDSTFTLTGFLIPTIIDTLQAKDYHYEDVWAEDVIYKGYGGVDCVEAGGPPAGAGCGGYVVGETVKLLKELNAFDEYDVILFDVLGDVVCGGFAAPLNYADYCMIVTDNGFDALFAANRIAASVREKARTHPLRLAGLIGNRTSKRDLIDKYIESVPMPVLEILPLIEDIRVSRVKGKTLFEMAETDPSLTYVCDYYLNIADQILARPEGVVPNDSPDRDLFALLSDFYLNPTQPTAPAEEARLDLMMV, encoded by the coding sequence GTGAAACTTGCAGTTTATGGAAAAGGTGGCATCGGTAAATCGACAACGAGTTGTAATATTTCCGTTGCGCTAGCACGACGGGGCAAGAAAGTGCTGCAAATTGGCTGTGACCCCAAACACGACAGCACCTTCACCCTGACTGGCTTTCTGATTCCAACCATCATCGATACGCTGCAAGCCAAGGACTACCACTATGAGGATGTCTGGGCTGAGGACGTGATTTACAAAGGGTACGGTGGTGTCGATTGTGTCGAAGCGGGCGGCCCTCCGGCAGGTGCGGGGTGCGGCGGCTATGTTGTCGGTGAAACCGTCAAGCTCCTGAAGGAACTGAATGCGTTTGATGAGTACGATGTCATCCTCTTTGATGTTTTGGGTGATGTGGTTTGTGGTGGGTTTGCTGCCCCCCTCAACTACGCAGACTACTGCATGATCGTTACAGACAATGGCTTTGATGCCCTCTTTGCTGCGAACCGCATTGCCGCTTCTGTGCGGGAAAAAGCCCGGACGCATCCGCTGCGTCTCGCGGGACTAATTGGCAACCGCACCTCTAAGCGGGACTTGATCGACAAGTATATTGAATCGGTGCCGATGCCGGTTCTGGAGATATTGCCGCTGATCGAAGACATTCGCGTGTCCCGCGTCAAGGGTAAGACCCTCTTTGAGATGGCGGAAACCGACCCTTCTCTGACCTATGTTTGCGACTACTACCTGAACATTGCAGATCAGATTCTGGCCAGACCGGAAGGGGTGGTGCCCAATGATTCCCCCGACCGGGATTTGTTTGCCCTCTTGTCTGACTTCTATCTCAATCCGACCCAGCCGACCGCTCCGGCGGAAGAAGCAAGACTCGACCTGATGATGGTTTAA
- a CDS encoding cytochrome c oxidase subunit 3, whose translation MHLEFGLTTNLYASTFYVLTGFHGLHVLFGLLLMVGVLWRSLQPGHYSQDNHFGVEAAELYWHFVDVVWIVLFLLLYIL comes from the coding sequence ATGCACCTAGAATTTGGCCTGACCACGAACCTCTACGCCAGTACTTTCTATGTTTTGACAGGATTCCACGGCCTCCACGTTTTATTTGGGTTGCTGCTGATGGTCGGGGTGCTGTGGCGATCGCTCCAACCCGGTCACTACAGCCAAGACAACCACTTTGGCGTTGAAGCAGCTGAACTGTATTGGCATTTTGTCGATGTGGTCTGGATTGTCCTCTTCCTGCTGCTGTATATCCTTTAG
- a CDS encoding cytochrome c oxidase subunit 3, giving the protein MQSPTVDSSSSTLNFPHTQETTAGHAGHHHDFRLFGVMVFLVAESMIFLGLFTAYLTFRAVAPIWPPEGTPERELLLPGINTLILISSSFVIHQADTAIKKNQVSGLRNWFAATCLLGVDFLGGSGV; this is encoded by the coding sequence ATGCAAAGTCCAACTGTTGATTCATCCAGCTCCACCCTGAATTTTCCTCACACTCAGGAAACCACGGCTGGTCATGCTGGCCATCACCATGACTTCCGCCTCTTTGGGGTGATGGTGTTTTTGGTGGCAGAGAGCATGATTTTTCTGGGGCTGTTTACGGCCTACCTAACCTTTCGAGCAGTGGCTCCCATTTGGCCCCCCGAAGGGACACCGGAACGGGAACTGCTGCTCCCCGGCATTAACACCCTGATTTTGATCTCCAGTAGCTTTGTGATTCACCAAGCGGATACGGCGATCAAGAAGAATCAGGTTTCTGGGTTGCGTAACTGGTTCGCAGCCACCTGCCTTCTGGGGGTCGATTTTCTTGGCGGGTCAGGTGTATGA
- a CDS encoding cytochrome c oxidase subunit II, giving the protein MKIPSSILTMLAGITLTLVSLWVGQNHGLMPTEASQEAFRVDQLFNAMMVIAVGLFILVQGTLIVVAIRFRRRAGDETDGSPVHGNVPLEILWTAIPTVIVLAIGVFSFDVYMAQGNGLDPMGHGMSHHKAPTEEIAHGSGAAIAAPLPLSDALAQTSPAMDAVPRKTTLTDAPQPLMVNVTGLQFAWIFNYPDSGVVSGELHVPVGRLVQLNLSASDVIHAFWVPQFRLKQDVIPGRETQLRFTPTRLGGYPVICAELCGSYHGGMKTQVLVETPDGFNDWMQSQQVASSEALDQTVALQPATSAPSDFLAPYADELGIQPSSLQYLSTPSSHRSPSPHLHS; this is encoded by the coding sequence GTGAAAATTCCTAGTTCAATTCTGACAATGCTGGCTGGCATTACGCTGACCTTGGTCAGCCTATGGGTTGGTCAAAATCATGGACTGATGCCAACTGAAGCTTCACAAGAGGCCTTTCGGGTCGATCAATTGTTCAACGCCATGATGGTGATTGCCGTTGGTCTGTTCATTCTGGTGCAGGGCACCTTAATTGTGGTAGCGATTCGGTTTCGTCGTCGGGCGGGCGATGAGACGGATGGCTCTCCTGTCCATGGTAATGTCCCCCTAGAAATTCTCTGGACAGCAATTCCCACGGTGATTGTCCTCGCCATTGGGGTGTTCAGTTTTGATGTCTACATGGCTCAGGGGAATGGTCTTGACCCGATGGGACATGGCATGTCCCACCACAAGGCTCCGACCGAGGAGATTGCCCATGGTTCAGGAGCCGCGATCGCAGCTCCCTTGCCCCTAAGTGATGCGCTAGCCCAGACCTCTCCTGCAATGGATGCAGTGCCTAGGAAAACGACACTGACCGATGCACCTCAGCCCTTGATGGTGAATGTCACCGGGTTGCAATTCGCTTGGATCTTTAACTATCCCGACAGTGGGGTGGTTTCCGGAGAACTCCATGTGCCTGTGGGGCGGCTGGTGCAACTGAATCTCTCCGCCAGTGATGTCATCCATGCCTTCTGGGTGCCCCAATTTCGCCTCAAACAAGATGTGATTCCAGGGCGAGAGACCCAGTTACGGTTTACGCCCACTCGCCTCGGTGGCTATCCCGTGATTTGTGCAGAATTATGCGGTTCTTACCACGGTGGGATGAAGACTCAAGTGTTGGTGGAAACTCCTGATGGGTTTAATGACTGGATGCAAAGTCAGCAGGTCGCCAGCAGCGAAGCCCTGGATCAGACCGTGGCCCTCCAACCTGCAACCTCAGCCCCTAGCGATTTTCTGGCTCCCTACGCCGACGAGCTAGGGATTCAACCCTCATCTTTACAGTATCTCTCGACTCCCAGCAGTCATCGATCTCCCAGCCCTCATCTCCACAGTTAG
- a CDS encoding heme o synthase: MQETIGTPIQRHHQNFLQVIQSYYQLTKPRIILLLLITTAGGMWVAAQGQINPALLLVTLTGGALAAASANTINCLYDRDIDFIMERTRHRPLPSGRVQPLDALLFAIALAGASFALLTTGANLLSACLAFSGIVFYVGIYTHLLKRHSTLNIVIGGAAGAIPPLVGWAAVTGELSWAAWILFAIIFLWTPPHFWALAIMIRDDYAQVGVPMLPVVVGDAPTTRQSFLLYFGAPARYPVADLPPPLLGSRLCNGGRALGQLVYLPSLEVDAGSQRSPPGPIGV; encoded by the coding sequence ATGCAAGAAACGATTGGGACTCCGATCCAGCGACATCATCAGAATTTCCTCCAGGTCATTCAGAGCTACTATCAACTCACCAAACCCCGGATTATTCTGTTGCTGCTGATCACTACGGCGGGGGGGATGTGGGTTGCGGCGCAGGGGCAGATAAATCCAGCCTTATTGTTGGTAACTTTGACCGGAGGCGCTTTAGCGGCGGCCTCTGCCAATACCATTAATTGTCTCTACGACCGGGATATTGACTTCATTATGGAGCGTACCCGTCACCGCCCTTTACCCTCCGGACGGGTGCAACCCCTGGATGCGCTGCTGTTCGCCATTGCCCTTGCGGGAGCCTCTTTCGCCCTACTCACCACCGGCGCCAATCTTCTGAGCGCCTGTCTGGCCTTTTCGGGGATTGTCTTCTATGTCGGCATCTATACCCATCTGCTGAAGCGTCACAGTACGCTCAATATTGTGATTGGAGGAGCCGCAGGGGCGATTCCTCCCCTGGTTGGCTGGGCCGCGGTCACCGGAGAGCTAAGCTGGGCGGCTTGGATTTTGTTCGCCATTATTTTCCTCTGGACGCCCCCTCACTTTTGGGCGTTGGCGATCATGATCCGGGATGACTATGCCCAGGTGGGGGTGCCGATGCTGCCTGTCGTAGTGGGAGATGCACCCACCACCCGCCAAAGTTTTTTACTATACTTTGGTGCTCCTGCCCGTTACCCTGTTGCTGACCTACCCCCTCCACTCCTTGGGAGCCGTCTATGCAATGGTGGCCGTGCTCTTGGGCAGTTGGTTTATCTACCAAGCCTGGAGGTTGATGCAGGATCCCAGCGATCGCCACCTGGCCCGATCGGTGTTTAA
- a CDS encoding daunorubicin resistance protein DrrA family ABC transporter ATP-binding protein has translation MPPAVFIQGLRKSYGLVAALGDVSFQVQPGEIFGLLGPNGAGKTTTLRILCGLSTPDHGDVEVAGISVIHNPRAARQHLGYVAQEVAIDKVLTGQELLELQAALYHLPRSLARERIQTMVQLLGLTEWVNQKTGTYSGGLRKRLDLAAGLLHQPDVLVLDEPTVGLDIESRVVIWDFLRQLRDQGTTVLLTSHYLEEVDALADRVAIIDRGMVIALGTPSELKDRVGGDRITLRIREFTSLEEAESARQMLGALPLVQEVIINPAQGNSLNLVVTPQSEALLTIQSALQTAGLPIFGVAQSRPSLDDVYLAATGRTLLDAEIAASSSRDPKAERKQNMR, from the coding sequence ATGCCTCCGGCCGTCTTCATTCAAGGTCTCCGCAAATCCTATGGCTTGGTAGCCGCCCTGGGAGATGTCTCGTTTCAAGTGCAACCGGGTGAAATTTTCGGCTTACTTGGCCCCAATGGTGCGGGTAAGACCACAACCCTACGGATTCTCTGTGGCCTCAGCACCCCCGATCACGGAGACGTTGAGGTTGCGGGAATTTCTGTGATCCACAATCCCAGGGCTGCCCGACAACACCTAGGCTATGTAGCACAAGAGGTTGCCATTGATAAGGTGCTCACAGGCCAGGAACTTCTAGAGTTACAGGCGGCTCTCTACCATCTACCGCGATCCCTAGCCAGGGAGCGGATTCAGACCATGGTGCAACTGCTGGGTCTGACGGAATGGGTCAACCAAAAGACCGGCACCTACTCGGGGGGGCTGCGGAAGCGTCTAGATTTGGCAGCCGGTCTGCTCCACCAACCTGATGTTTTAGTGCTCGATGAGCCAACCGTAGGTCTGGACATTGAAAGCCGCGTCGTGATCTGGGACTTTTTGCGCCAGCTCCGCGACCAGGGAACAACAGTGTTGCTCACCAGCCACTATTTAGAAGAAGTCGATGCCCTGGCCGATCGCGTGGCAATTATTGATCGGGGGATGGTGATTGCCCTTGGCACTCCTTCGGAACTGAAAGATCGGGTTGGGGGCGATCGCATTACCCTCCGTATTCGGGAGTTTACGTCCCTTGAGGAAGCTGAATCCGCCCGCCAAATGCTGGGGGCACTGCCCTTAGTGCAGGAAGTGATCATCAATCCTGCCCAAGGCAACTCCTTGAATCTGGTTGTGACCCCCCAGAGCGAGGCGCTATTAACCATTCAATCCGCTCTCCAAACTGCCGGATTGCCGATCTTTGGCGTGGCTCAATCTCGACCGAGCTTAGATGATGTTTACTTGGCGGCAACCGGACGCACCCTACTAGATGCCGAAATCGCCGCCTCCAGTAGCCGCGATCCCAAAGCCGAGCGCAAACAGAATATGCGCTAA
- a CDS encoding COX15/CtaA family protein: MNLDVTSLVDTFPEASKLSQPLVQKRLRYFVWIMAAATLFLMALGSATRVMNAGLSCPDWPLCYGQLLPQQQMNLQVFLEWFHRLIASSMGFLAIALFGVSWWQRQQLPRWLPGASSLVLGLVVFQGILGGLTVTELLRFDIVTAHLGTGLLFFVTLVAIAASLTPYQGMGTVGKLPWISLSAAALVYLQSLLGGLVASQWALHQCLNASQLCQIMNSHILGVVPASLAILFLGVSVWRTPALHPLLRTLANLVSLLLLSQITLGVATFRLHLQVEPLTVAHQFVGAALLGTLTVFSVMALRDMTPDCDESLLSQEP, encoded by the coding sequence ATGAACCTTGATGTTACCTCCTTGGTAGACACCTTCCCAGAAGCAAGTAAACTGTCTCAGCCACTGGTACAGAAGCGATTGCGGTACTTTGTTTGGATCATGGCGGCTGCCACCCTGTTTCTGATGGCGTTGGGCAGTGCCACTCGGGTGATGAACGCCGGACTTTCCTGCCCCGACTGGCCGCTGTGCTATGGTCAACTTCTACCCCAGCAGCAGATGAATCTTCAGGTCTTCCTGGAGTGGTTTCACCGCCTGATTGCATCGAGTATGGGATTTCTGGCGATCGCCCTGTTTGGAGTGTCTTGGTGGCAGCGACAACAACTTCCACGGTGGCTCCCTGGTGCAAGCTCCTTAGTCCTGGGTCTGGTGGTATTCCAGGGAATTTTGGGAGGATTGACCGTCACAGAACTGCTGCGGTTTGACATTGTGACGGCCCATTTGGGCACTGGGTTACTGTTCTTTGTCACCCTGGTTGCGATCGCGGCCTCCCTGACGCCTTATCAAGGAATGGGTACTGTGGGCAAATTGCCCTGGATTAGCCTCAGTGCCGCCGCCCTGGTGTATCTGCAAAGCCTGCTCGGGGGCTTAGTGGCCTCTCAATGGGCCTTACATCAATGCTTGAATGCTTCTCAACTCTGCCAAATCATGAATAGCCACATTCTAGGGGTGGTTCCGGCCAGTCTGGCCATATTGTTTTTGGGGGTCTCGGTTTGGCGGACACCCGCACTGCACCCCTTGCTGCGCACCCTGGCGAATTTGGTGAGTTTGCTGTTGCTATCACAAATTACCTTGGGAGTTGCTACCTTCCGACTCCATCTGCAAGTTGAACCATTAACCGTCGCTCACCAGTTTGTTGGTGCCGCATTGCTGGGAACCTTGACCGTGTTCTCAGTGATGGCGCTCCGAGATATGACTCCAGACTGTGACGAGTCATTACTGAGCCAGGAGCCATAG
- a CDS encoding BrnA antitoxin family protein, protein MRFLLWRRYANDASEKKRLDKNRPMTTITIRIPEDVIEDLKRVAALLGFSGYQPLVCAYIGQGLRTDLERLEGDMVFALIAIRPIALLFTRIRSLTCKP, encoded by the coding sequence GTGAGGTTTCTCCTTTGGAGACGCTACGCGAACGATGCCTCCGAAAAAAAGCGACTGGACAAGAACCGTCCCATGACCACGATCACGATTCGCATTCCCGAAGATGTGATTGAGGATTTGAAGCGGGTTGCAGCATTGCTTGGTTTTTCAGGGTATCAACCTCTGGTGTGTGCTTACATTGGGCAAGGGCTTCGCACTGACTTAGAACGGTTAGAGGGAGATATGGTATTTGCATTGATCGCTATACGCCCCATCGCCCTGCTGTTTACTCGAATTCGCTCTTTAACCTGTAAGCCTTGA
- a CDS encoding DUF5331 domain-containing protein, whose protein sequence is MDIQRLRQSLRIKWLNYYRENRHWLALMGVWVNCDGQRRPSSSFILASLSVLEPQLTQILPLIVDLNHNPDRIVRVLGLNFNPEIELEKVSVDRLETDKSVRFLPGGEAQAVAFNSTTRASSLSTAMDEACRGSRQEATEIVHDRE, encoded by the coding sequence GTGGACATTCAACGGCTTCGCCAATCTCTAAGGATTAAATGGTTGAATTACTACCGAGAGAATCGCCACTGGTTGGCACTGATGGGAGTGTGGGTTAACTGTGATGGGCAACGTCGTCCATCTTCTAGTTTTATCCTGGCCTCCCTCTCGGTTTTAGAACCTCAACTGACACAAATCTTGCCGCTGATTGTTGACCTGAACCATAACCCAGACCGGATTGTGCGAGTCCTGGGTCTGAATTTTAATCCAGAGATAGAGCTAGAGAAAGTCTCGGTTGATCGACTTGAGACGGACAAATCAGTCAGGTTCCTACCAGGTGGGGAGGCTCAAGCGGTGGCATTTAACAGTACCACCAGAGCCAGTAGCCTTTCTACAGCCATGGATGAGGCCTGCCGGGGTAGTCGCCAAGAAGCCACTGAAATTGTCCATGATCGCGAATAA